The genomic region TTTTACCCAATGAATGGAATATTTTATTCTATGATCCTTATGCAGAACAAAATGGAACACTCGTGCGGGTGGCAGGAAATAGTATCGTGCAAATTAGTGATGGCTTTACCCAACTAGAAAAATTCCGCATGGCTGCTTATAAACAGGAAGAAATTATTCTTGAAGATACACTAAAAATCGATTCACCTGATGTGCTCAAAATACTAAAAGAGGCTCCTGAGCTTCGAGGCATCAAAATTTCTAGCATAGGTCTATGGCTAAAAAAGAAAGGTAAAGGACCTCTAGCGCCTTCTCATTGGCGGGTAACCATGCTGGGTCTGAAAGATGGCGAGGAAGTCCGCTTCGGCACTGCCAATATCAATTGCACCACAGGTACTATCTCTGATCTGAAGGTCGATTATAAAAAACTAGGTATGACCGATAAATAACCCCATGGGGGCGAGCATTTCAAATACATTGTCTCGATCAATTTATCTACCTAGTTGGGTCATTATCCTACCGCTCGCCCTACTTCTGTTAAAAACCAAAAACACATTTGCCAACATTTCACTTTCAGGCGAGTCTCCAGAGTGGCGGCTACTCAATAAGTACCAACAAAGCATTGATCGAGAAGAGTTCGAAGCACTGCTTAATAAATATTATTCAATCGATGGCTATATCTATGAATACCTAGAAATTACCGATCAATCCGTCACAGTCTATGAGGACATAGAAAAATCAAAGCCACTATGGACACTCTTGTTCTCACAGGATCCTCAAAGTCTTCAAGAACAAAAGGACCGCTTTGAATTCTTCAACAAGCTATCCTTTAATTACCGCCCCCTTCCACTATACGGAAAACGTATCTGCTTAGATCCAGGACATATCGGTGGAATATGGTCCAAACTTGAAGAACGACACATGCAAGTTCGCAATGGAAACTATCCGCCCATTAAAGAGGGTGACTTAACCACTATTACTTGCCAGCACATTGAAAGATTGTTAAGAGCATCTGGTGCGACAGTCGTTTGGACACGGGAGGACCAAAATCCCGTCACTTCTTTAAGACCTCATCACCTCTTTGGCGAAACACTCGAAATCTATAGCAATAAGCTAGAGACAGACCGAAGCTTGCGCTACACAAACAGCCGCACACTCACGCGTGTCATGCTATGGTCCAACCTCCTCTTTTACCGAGTATTTGAAATTTCTGCACGCGCTGAAAAAATTGCCAAACTTAATCCTGACTTCACTATCTGTGTACATTTCAATGCTGCACCAGATCGTAACCCGATGCGTCCACGACTTTTTAACGTCAATAAATTAGTCATCTTCACAAATGGTTCTTATACCTCTGAAGAGATAGACGATGAATGGCAACGCTACCACTTAATGCGAAAAGTATTGGAAAAATCTATCTATAAGGAGATTGATATGTCAGAAAAGATCATCGAACAGCTGGTAAAGAAATGGGATGTTTCACCAGAAAACTATGATAGCTGGCCTATGGCTAACCGCGTGAGTGAAAATGATTATGTGTGGTCAAGAAACCTTTTGGCCAACCGCTTATATCCAGGACCGGTCATCTTTATTGAAGGCCCCTATATGAATGACAAGAAAACCTTCAACCGCCTTATCCAAGGCGATTACGAAGGAATTCGCATCATAGATAATATTCCTCAAAGAAGCCTTTTTCGAGAGTTTGCCGAAGGCATTGTCGACGGCATCATCAAATATTATTCATCCGACAAGGAATGATCTATCCTCCTTTGATAGTCTCGCCTGATTTGACTTCTTGCCAACATAGCTCCATTTCTTCTAAAGAACAATCTTGCATTCTCATCCCTCTTGCTTGAATCATTTCTTCTACCTGCTCAAAACGATGGCGGAATTTACGCGTTGCCAGGCGACAAGATTGCTCGGCATCACATTTCAAATGACGAGCTAGATTAACCACCACAAAGAATAAATCTCCAACCTCTTCCTCCAACCTAGCCTGGGCGTCTTGCTCTCCACTAATGTTATCCAAGACTTCTTGTATTTCTTCCACTTCTTCACGAAGCTTGAGCATGACCTCTTTGACCTCCGCCCAATCAAAGCCAACATGTCCCGCTTTTTTTTGTACTTCCTGCGCTTCTATCAATGCAGGTAATACCTTAGGTATGCCATCTAAGGCTCCAGTTCTCTCAGGTTTTTCTTTTGCTTTAAGCTCCTGCCATTTTTGCAAAACTTTGTCACTGCTACTAACCTTCTGATCACCAAAGACATGAGGATGTCTGCGAATAAGCTTATCTACTATGCTACAAGAAACATCCTCAAAATCAAAAGCCCCTCTTTCTTTCGCTAATTGGGAATGAAAAACTACATGCAGCAACACATCTCCAAGCTCTTCTTTCATGAGCTTGTCATCCTGCTCATCAATCGCTTCTAGAAGCTCGTAACATTCTTCTAAGACTTGGGGACGAATAGACTGATGGGTTTGCTCCTGGTCCCAAGGGCAGCCTCCAGGACCTCTTAAACGGGACATAACCTCTAGTAATTTTTCCATAGCTGACATAATATAGGTCGAATCTTTCTTGGTTTAGAAATTCATAAAATGTGTTAACTTATATAGTAACAAGATCACACCATGTCAGAGAAATCACGCAACCTTCTTTTTTACGACTCAGATTGCGGCTTTTGTCAGGCCAGTGTCGACTGGATGGCATCCAGGGACACGCAAAAGCTCATACGATTTGTTCGTTATGATGACAAAGAAACGCTTCATAAGCACCCTCAAATAGATCCCGAGCATGTTGACTTAGGAGTTCAATTTCTAAACGCGCAGGGACGCCACAGCTTTGATTCACTAGCAATCGCAGATACTCTCAAGCTACTCCCTAACTACGGCTGGCTTGGCACTTTCATTACGCTACCCGTCATTAGGTTCTTCGCTCAGTTAGGCTACCGGGCTATTGCAAAAAACCGACACTATATATCACGGCTACTCGGTCTGAATGCATGCAAGATCTAGATATTTGTCTCAAATCCTAGAGTTGAATCTCTACCTTATTCCCGACTTTTAATTTTAGAGCCTTGGCAGCATTTCCACTATTTACCGAAAACTCGAGATCCCCTTCACTATTGATAAGACAAAAGAGCCTTTTATTGGTAGGCCCTTTTCCATAGGTCTCCACATATGGAATAGAGGCTCTTGTTGAACCTATCCTCACCTTAACTAAAAGATCATACTGTGCATCTTGCATTTCCTCACGCGTAATATTGGTAATGGCGTTACCATAATGATCTATATACACCACCTCTCCTTTGAGCCGATTATCAACTTTTACAGGCTTCGGTAGTTCTAGCTGCAAGAGCTTATCAGCCTCAGGTCCCAGATCCGTCATTGGCACACCATTAGCCAAATGGGCTGCTACAGGACCAAAAATATCTCTCCCATGAAAGGTCGTAGAAACCTGCTCTCTCAGAAAATACTTAGCCTCTTCTAATAAATGCGCCTTCGCTACACCTTGTTGCGCATAAACATAACTCAACACCCCGTTATCAGGGCCCACAAAAATATTTCCACTCTTCGTTTCAACAGCTATACCCTTTCGCTCGGTCCCTACACCAGGATCAACAACGACTACAAAGACCGATCCTTTGGGAAAATATCTAGCGGCTTTCGCTACAACAAAAGAGGCTTCTTCAACTTTGAAGGCTTCTAGATGATGGGTAAGATCTATGATTCTAGCATCTGGTTCTATTTGTTGGATTGCCCCCTTCATCTGACTAACGTACCAGTCTTTATCTCCAAAATCAGTTATCAACCCTATCACTGGTAACTTAGGTTCCTCAATCATGGGCTCGCATCCTATCAACACCAAACATAGCAAAAACCCCAATATTGTCTCAAACACCTTTCTCATATACCGACACAACACCCTTTTCTAAAAAATAAGCCATTTCGGCTAGGCAGTCTTCAAATACATTAATGATAATTTTCTCGATTTCTAGCTTTAACTCCGGAACCATTATGCCATAACATATCAGAGTCAATAATTTATTTCTAGGATTCAGTTGCCTTACATATGTCAAACAATCAACTACCAGAATACTTACAATTTCATGGACAATCTTTCAAAACGGGGCGGCTCAACGTTGCTTCTACTTCTAAGAATGGCGAAATCTATCTGCATCACGGCAAGGTCGTTTATGCCGAAACTGAAGATAAGTCAGGCCTATTAGCATTGTTTACTTTATTACTTACTGAAGGGTCGACGGTAGAATGGACAGAGAGTGTTTCAGCACCTCAAATGCTTTTTAACGAATCTGTCGATGCCTTACTCTTCCAATTAGCTCAACTCGAAGACAATGGGCAAACAGATGAGGAATCGTTGAGTTCGATCTTTGAAGCTGTCGACCGCAAATCAGAGGCCATCAAATTAACAGATCTCAAAAACTATTCCGCATCATTCGAAGTTCTCAATACGGACTTTAAAGGATTTGTCTTCTACTTAAAAAAGACCAAGAACCTTATCGGAAGAGCTGAAGATTGTGACATTATCCTGCCCGATAGTTCAGTCTCTGGGCACCATGCGACCATCACTATAGAACCAACTTGCATTCGGATTGCTGATTTAGGCTCTACAAACGGTTGCTTCGTAAATGGCGAATTAGTTACCGATGAAATTATTCAACTTGGTGACGAACTTGTTGTGGGCACAGTTCAGTTGCAAATGAGTTTAAAACTTCAGCGTAATATTAAGCTTGATGATGAATCCGCTGAAGCTGCTTCTGGACAAAATGCTAGCCCTGCTCTCACCGAAAAGGTTGATCCCGGAGTCCTCCGAGGAAAGACTGCCAAGGTTACCGGGCCCATCACTTGGAAGAACCTCTCCAAGGATGATGATAAGAAAGATAAAATGACAGGCATCTTCGGCAAAATGTTTAGCAAAAAGCCTTAACCTGAATAATGTTATAGAGACTTTAAAATCTTGGCACCAAAAGACATAAAATCTCCTCGAAGATAGCTCCTTTTTAGTCTATCTACGTCGACTCTCTTTTTCTTGTGGCTCAAGCTTCTAGACATCTCATTCAATTTCTATGACATCATCTGGGTTAAATCAGCCATCTAATTTACTCAGTAAATATCACTCTTTGTGCACGCTAAACTCAGATACTACCTTAGCAACCATTGTCGCTAAAAACATAACACCTATGACGCCTTCCAGAATAGTCAAAGCGCGGGCTATAGGTGATACAGGCGTGATATCTCCATAACCAATAGTGGAAAGCGTAATATAGCTGAAATAGTAGATATCACCTATTTTCAATTGCTCAAATGGAATGCTCAACGTGCTCTCCGGGTCTAGAGCCAAAACTGAGATATAGGCATCCGCAAATAACAAACCGAACATCAAATAAACACTCAAAGCGCCCATCACATCATCGGAAACTAAAGACTTTTTACTAAGTATATCTCGAATGATTAAGATCAGAACAAGGAGCATAAAACTCATACGCAACACGGCAGCAATATGAATAATGTAATAATAAGTAACTTCAACCTCTCGATTCAGGAAATATGCGGCCTGCACAAAAACACTAACCAAAACAAAGAATGCTAACATGAACAGTCTATGCTGAGACTTCTTTAACAAAGGGTAGGCTATAAGAGCCATAGCAACACCTAAAAAAAGACGCCTAAAAAAACTCCCTCCTCCTTGGCTATTTTGTTCAGTATTTGCTAGTTCTAAAAAGACGATGATAAGAATATTGATAAAAAAACAACTATATTTCCAATCCAGTAATCTCTGAACTAATCCATTCATGATTTTTACATGGTCAGGTAAATATTTCATTTTTTCTTTGTGTCTCAAACGGCGCCAAGTTATTCACATCGGTCACTACTGAATTCTTAGCTCCTGCGTTTTAATTTGCAACTGAACTCTATTCCTCAACCTCAACGGATGCCATCTAGAATACTAAGTGCTTTTCTCTTTAACGGTTTCATGACCAATAAAAGTCGCCATATACATAGTAATAGGATTTGCTTTTCTCTTGCGTGCAGGAATGCCATTGATAACTTTTGAGCGTGAGCAGAATCTGCGTTTCTTCCAGGCTTATCTCTTGCTCGGTCTGTGGTCTGACTCAACAAAGGCCCCGGCTTCAAGAAGGTGAAATAGCCACTTGCACTCGCTGCAATGAGGACCTAGAGGAACGTCATGACTCGACTATCATCAAAGCTTTTGCTTTTTCTCTAGGAAGCTTATGTCTTCTGCTACCTGCCAATATTTTTCCCATACTCTACTTCAACTATAGCGGACAATGGAAAGAAAACTGGATCATCTCCGGTTTTACCCTGCTTTATGTACAAGGGAGTCCGATCACTGCTTTCATGGTTCTATTCACAAGTTTTCTAGCCCCCATCCTGCTTCATTTACTCATCATGGTTGCTTGTGGATCCATACTTTTTAAACCACTGCATGGAGTTTCCCGTAAAATATGGAACTTTTTATTTGAATTCAAAGAATGGGGCATGCTGGACATCTACTTGGTAGGACTAGGTGTTGGTGCCATAAAGCTCCTCGGCATGGGCGATGTGGCAACTCGACCTGGTCTTTTCTGTGTGTTTGCATTTGTATTACTTTCTAGCATCTCACTAGGGATGCTAGAGCCTAAAAGGATTTGGCAACGTTTACGCCAGCAAGCTCCGCAGAAAAAAGAACATCATGCAGAAGTAAAAAATATAATTGTCTGTAATCACTGTGGAACGGTATTGGAGAGCGAGGGCGATGCATCCAACCAATCATGCCCGGTTTGCCAAGCATCCTTAGAAGACCATGACGACAAAGGCTTTAAACAAGCTTGGTGGTTCCTTCACTCCGCAACACTTTTATACCTGCCTGGTAACATCTTTCCTGTTATGACGATTATTCTCAAAGCAGATAGGGGCTCATACACTGTCATGGGTGGAATAGAATACCTATGGCACCATGGGGACATCGTACCAGCGGTCGTGGTCTTTATTGCGAGTATGATCGTTCCTGTTGCAAAAATAATTACCCTATATACGCTATTTTTCACTTATAAAAACGGACAGAATCCATTACTCAAAACCAAATTGTTCCTCTGGGTCAAGGCACTTGGTCGCTGGTCTATGGTCGATATTTTTGTTCTTTCTATCCTCGTAGCTCTTGGACAACTTGGCATTGTTGCCACAGTCGATCCAGAAATCGGAGCTATTCCCTTTTGCGGTATGATTGTTTTCACCATGCTCGCGGCAAACTCCTTTAAGCCCAAGGCCTTTTGGCAGTACTCTGAAGAAATCAAACAAGAAAACCAACAACCAGAAAGTCCCCTACCCGCATGAGCAGCGCAGACCATCCAGAAACTAAAATACACCAAAAGAAAGGCCTCCCTTTATTCTGGATAGTGCCTGTCCTCGCTATTGGTGTAACAGCTTATTTAATCTATCAAACCATCTCTGAAAGAGGCCCCGAGATCGAGATTATCTTTAAAAGTGCTAAGGGGCTTGTTGAAGGCAAAACAGCACTGAAGTATGACGGAGTGAAAGTAGGGCTTGTCGACTCTGTAAAGCTCTCTCCTAATCTACAAACTGTCATCGTGAAAGCTCATCTATATCCGTCAGCTAGCGAGTTAGCTCGCTCTGGTAGCCAGTTTTGGATTGTTTACCCACAAATTGGCTTGGAAGGTGTAACAGGGCTCGATACACTCATCGCAGGAAATCACATCAATATACAAGCGGGGAAGGGACCTCTCACTTCTTCCTTCAGAGGACTAGAAGGCCCACCTCCTAGAGATCCTAATTCTCCCGATCTTTATGTCACCATTTATTCCCGCGAAATGCCCTCATTGCGAGCAGGTGCCCCAGTCCTTTTTAGAAAGCACCCGATCGGTACAGTCGAAGAACTAGATTTTGACACAGAAACTCACATGTCTCAAATTGATGTTCGCATAGACGCAGAATACAAAAAATTAATCCATAAAAATTCTATTTTTATCGACTACAGCGGTATCAATATCAATGTCGGCGTCGACGGTATTGAGGTTAAATCTGACTCGCTTATTTCAGTAGCATATGGCGGCATAATAGCTGTCACTCCTGACCAAGAGACTAATCCAGCTCCACTGGCAGAAAACGATGACCAATTCAGATTTTTTAGGTCTGATGATGAAGCTTTGCGGAAATCAGCAAAAATTGCCAATACCTCTAAAGGTGATCACGACTATGTGATTGAGCTAAATCTTGAAGATGGCATTGGCATCACTCCTGAGAAGACAGAATTGCGTTATAAAGGCGTCTCCGTAGGCACGGTCAGCAGTATTGAATTTTCTGAGGATGGGGAAGAAATGATTGCCCAAGTAACCCTAGAAAGAAAACTTAAACACCTGGCAAAAGATGGAACCCAATTTATCTTGGTTTATCCAGAAATTCAAATTGAAGGCCTATCTCGCTTAAGTATTAACACTCAGATTTTAAAAGGCGCCTACATCAAAATCGAAGAGGGCGAAGGGACAGGTGAACTGAAAGATCGTTTTGATCTAATTTCTTATCCAAGAGAAATGTACCAACCCATGGAAGGACTAAGGGTTACCCTGCTAGCTAATCAAGTGGGCAAGCTAGCCAAAGCCTCTCCAGTCTATTACCGGGGCTTTCAGGTTGGACAGATAGAAGGTTTTGCACTTGCTTCTGATGGCACTTCAGTAGAAATCGAAGCAGTTATTGAGCAACGTTATGCAGCTTTAGTCAGACAAAATTCCCGCTTCTGGAATGTGAGCGGAATCGATAGTCAACTTAGCCTCATGGGAGGACTCCAAGTTAAAACACAATCCTTTACAGGTGTTTTTGAGGGTGCGGTTTCTTTTGTGACCCCTGAAAATAAAAACATGGGTGCAGAGGCAGAGGATGGCGCAAGATATACCCTTTATGAAGAACCAGGCAAAAACTGGTCCTCCTGGAAGCCTACCATCCCTTTGAACTGATTTACCTGGAGAAATTTAAGAGCTCTATTGCAATTGACATAAAGGCCTTACAACATACTTTCAACCAGAAATTGATGATGAAAAGAATTCCCTACTTATCTAGAAGCATTATTGGTTGTATCACTATTCTTGGCATGGTTGGTTGCGCTTCAGTTAGCACCGATTTAACTAGACACAATTCTGCATTCGCGCCATCAACTAAGCCTCAAACAATCTACATCACTGACTTTAGCACCATTGGAGAATTCAACGTTGATCGCCAAGGCCAGGAACTCGCTGAGTTCAAAAGGGATACACAGAAAATGATGACTACAGCTTTGGTGGAGCGGTTTCGTAAACACCTTGGTCCAAGCTATGCGGTTTTCGCAGCTGATCAAGCACCTGCTGGAAATCATATCCTAGTCACGGGTTCCTTTGCTCTGGTTAATCAAGGAAGTCGAGCGCTCAGAGCAGGTATCGGCTTTGGCGCTGGAGGAACTAAAATGGAAACGGCCGTATATGTCTACAACTTGTCTAACTCATCTACCTCTCAACTGCCATTCCTGACTTTTAGAACTACCGGTGGAAGCGGAGCTATGCCAGGTGCTGTATCAGGTGCAGCCACAGCTAGTGCAATCCGTGCTGCTGTTTCAGCAATTAGCGGATCTGCCAAAGGGCTAACTGAAGATACCTTAAGAACTTCACGTATGATTACTGCAGAAATCTCAGATTTTTATTTCCAGAAGGGCTGGATAGCTGAAGAAGATAGGCTTAATCCAAAACAAACCGGGCAACCTCTCAATATTCAATAAAGGATTGATTTCGCCATAGTTATTATTAGGTTCAGCACTATGAAAACATTATGGAGTCTCTTGGCAATAACCAGCCTTGTCCTAGCTAGCTGCTCTACTACTCCTTACGAAGAGCGCCGCGAACGGGATGGTTGGTCTCCAAATTCCGTAAATCTTGAGGAAAATCGGATGGAACCAATAAAGTATAAAGCAACCTTCTAGGTATCTATCCTTTGGTGCTCGGAGTCATGATTCAGATAACTCCGAGTATAATCTAGTCCAATTAATTGGATTAAACCGAATTAGGTCATAGAAATTGAAACCGCTGCATCATAGCTTGATCTGCAAGAAAGAGAGATTCCACGAAAATATATCCAATAGCCAAGCGAGGACGAAACTATCAAGCTTGAGAGCGTCAATCAGGATAATCTAGAGACATGAGTCTCAATAGGTCATACCTTTAGATGACTCTATGGCTCTTGAGGACAAGATTTTGCGCAGATCTTTTAAGTCTCCATGGCATTATTCGAATTGAACGTTACTCTTGAGACTCTTGCTTATTCTTTCTGTACTCTTCTATTTGCTTTTTAAATTCTTCTCTACGGGCACCTTTCTCTTCCTCACTTAACTCCCCATCTCCGTCTTTATCCCACTTGGCCAACATATCGAGTTTAAGATTTTCCTTCTCAGATTCATCTAATTCACCGTCATTATTTTCATCATACTGCTCAAGCATTCTTTGACGCATCTTCCCGTGCATGGGACCCTTACCTTTACGGCCTTTACCTGCTATACTCTGTTGTTTAC from Verrucomicrobiota bacterium harbors:
- a CDS encoding N-acetylmuramoyl-L-alanine amidase, translated to MGASISNTLSRSIYLPSWVIILPLALLLLKTKNTFANISLSGESPEWRLLNKYQQSIDREEFEALLNKYYSIDGYIYEYLEITDQSVTVYEDIEKSKPLWTLLFSQDPQSLQEQKDRFEFFNKLSFNYRPLPLYGKRICLDPGHIGGIWSKLEERHMQVRNGNYPPIKEGDLTTITCQHIERLLRASGATVVWTREDQNPVTSLRPHHLFGETLEIYSNKLETDRSLRYTNSRTLTRVMLWSNLLFYRVFEISARAEKIAKLNPDFTICVHFNAAPDRNPMRPRLFNVNKLVIFTNGSYTSEEIDDEWQRYHLMRKVLEKSIYKEIDMSEKIIEQLVKKWDVSPENYDSWPMANRVSENDYVWSRNLLANRLYPGPVIFIEGPYMNDKKTFNRLIQGDYEGIRIIDNIPQRSLFREFAEGIVDGIIKYYSSDKE
- the mazG gene encoding nucleoside triphosphate pyrophosphohydrolase codes for the protein MEKLLEVMSRLRGPGGCPWDQEQTHQSIRPQVLEECYELLEAIDEQDDKLMKEELGDVLLHVVFHSQLAKERGAFDFEDVSCSIVDKLIRRHPHVFGDQKVSSSDKVLQKWQELKAKEKPERTGALDGIPKVLPALIEAQEVQKKAGHVGFDWAEVKEVMLKLREEVEEIQEVLDNISGEQDAQARLEEEVGDLFFVVVNLARHLKCDAEQSCRLATRKFRHRFEQVEEMIQARGMRMQDCSLEEMELCWQEVKSGETIKGG
- a CDS encoding DUF393 domain-containing protein, with amino-acid sequence MSEKSRNLLFYDSDCGFCQASVDWMASRDTQKLIRFVRYDDKETLHKHPQIDPEHVDLGVQFLNAQGRHSFDSLAIADTLKLLPNYGWLGTFITLPVIRFFAQLGYRAIAKNRHYISRLLGLNACKI
- a CDS encoding SAM-dependent chlorinase/fluorinase codes for the protein MIEEPKLPVIGLITDFGDKDWYVSQMKGAIQQIEPDARIIDLTHHLEAFKVEEASFVVAKAARYFPKGSVFVVVVDPGVGTERKGIAVETKSGNIFVGPDNGVLSYVYAQQGVAKAHLLEEAKYFLREQVSTTFHGRDIFGPVAAHLANGVPMTDLGPEADKLLQLELPKPVKVDNRLKGEVVYIDHYGNAITNITREEMQDAQYDLLVKVRIGSTRASIPYVETYGKGPTNKRLFCLINSEGDLEFSVNSGNAAKALKLKVGNKVEIQL
- a CDS encoding FHA domain-containing protein, with the protein product MSNNQLPEYLQFHGQSFKTGRLNVASTSKNGEIYLHHGKVVYAETEDKSGLLALFTLLLTEGSTVEWTESVSAPQMLFNESVDALLFQLAQLEDNGQTDEESLSSIFEAVDRKSEAIKLTDLKNYSASFEVLNTDFKGFVFYLKKTKNLIGRAEDCDIILPDSSVSGHHATITIEPTCIRIADLGSTNGCFVNGELVTDEIIQLGDELVVGTVQLQMSLKLQRNIKLDDESAEAASGQNASPALTEKVDPGVLRGKTAKVTGPITWKNLSKDDDKKDKMTGIFGKMFSKKP
- a CDS encoding ion channel, whose amino-acid sequence is MKYLPDHVKIMNGLVQRLLDWKYSCFFINILIIVFLELANTEQNSQGGGSFFRRLFLGVAMALIAYPLLKKSQHRLFMLAFFVLVSVFVQAAYFLNREVEVTYYYIIHIAAVLRMSFMLLVLILIIRDILSKKSLVSDDVMGALSVYLMFGLLFADAYISVLALDPESTLSIPFEQLKIGDIYYFSYITLSTIGYGDITPVSPIARALTILEGVIGVMFLATMVAKVVSEFSVHKE
- a CDS encoding paraquat-inducible protein A — its product is MSRICVSSRLISCSVCGLTQQRPRLQEGEIATCTRCNEDLEERHDSTIIKAFAFSLGSLCLLLPANIFPILYFNYSGQWKENWIISGFTLLYVQGSPITAFMVLFTSFLAPILLHLLIMVACGSILFKPLHGVSRKIWNFLFEFKEWGMLDIYLVGLGVGAIKLLGMGDVATRPGLFCVFAFVLLSSISLGMLEPKRIWQRLRQQAPQKKEHHAEVKNIIVCNHCGTVLESEGDASNQSCPVCQASLEDHDDKGFKQAWWFLHSATLLYLPGNIFPVMTIILKADRGSYTVMGGIEYLWHHGDIVPAVVVFIASMIVPVAKIITLYTLFFTYKNGQNPLLKTKLFLWVKALGRWSMVDIFVLSILVALGQLGIVATVDPEIGAIPFCGMIVFTMLAANSFKPKAFWQYSEEIKQENQQPESPLPA
- a CDS encoding MlaD family protein encodes the protein MSSADHPETKIHQKKGLPLFWIVPVLAIGVTAYLIYQTISERGPEIEIIFKSAKGLVEGKTALKYDGVKVGLVDSVKLSPNLQTVIVKAHLYPSASELARSGSQFWIVYPQIGLEGVTGLDTLIAGNHINIQAGKGPLTSSFRGLEGPPPRDPNSPDLYVTIYSREMPSLRAGAPVLFRKHPIGTVEELDFDTETHMSQIDVRIDAEYKKLIHKNSIFIDYSGININVGVDGIEVKSDSLISVAYGGIIAVTPDQETNPAPLAENDDQFRFFRSDDEALRKSAKIANTSKGDHDYVIELNLEDGIGITPEKTELRYKGVSVGTVSSIEFSEDGEEMIAQVTLERKLKHLAKDGTQFILVYPEIQIEGLSRLSINTQILKGAYIKIEEGEGTGELKDRFDLISYPREMYQPMEGLRVTLLANQVGKLAKASPVYYRGFQVGQIEGFALASDGTSVEIEAVIEQRYAALVRQNSRFWNVSGIDSQLSLMGGLQVKTQSFTGVFEGAVSFVTPENKNMGAEAEDGARYTLYEEPGKNWSSWKPTIPLN
- a CDS encoding DUF4410 domain-containing protein, with protein sequence MMKRIPYLSRSIIGCITILGMVGCASVSTDLTRHNSAFAPSTKPQTIYITDFSTIGEFNVDRQGQELAEFKRDTQKMMTTALVERFRKHLGPSYAVFAADQAPAGNHILVTGSFALVNQGSRALRAGIGFGAGGTKMETAVYVYNLSNSSTSQLPFLTFRTTGGSGAMPGAVSGAATASAIRAAVSAISGSAKGLTEDTLRTSRMITAEISDFYFQKGWIAEEDRLNPKQTGQPLNIQ